The proteins below are encoded in one region of Sander vitreus isolate 19-12246 chromosome 24, sanVit1, whole genome shotgun sequence:
- the LOC144512828 gene encoding uncharacterized protein LOC144512828, protein MDRHRKQLEVDLNPETELRGEALPSDVQKVIVGEEHQQEWSSSLDHEDTKPPPHIKEEQEEVWISQDEEQLQGLEEGDVTKFPFTPVPVKSEDDEDIHQFSKLNHRQTEQMETEADGEDCGGPEAAVNSDPDTHLQPDTDDETGDSSEPEIDTSADWKETVEPQSGLSSMNNDEVLVSDSRCTTDEKEHEKRAHTGKRPFSCSVCKKAFKQSGHLQKHMRTHTGEKPFSCTVCKKAFTLSEYLQAHMRIHTGEKQFSCSFCEKAFTVSGNLRAHMRIHTGERPFSCSFCEKAFTESGHLQAHVRIHTGEKPFSCSVCKKSFRVSGSLRIHMRVHTGEKPFSCSVCMKSFTVSGSLQKHMRTHTGERPFSCSLCKKAFTERGHLQQHMRTHLRETV, encoded by the exons ATGGACCGACACCGGAAACAGCTGGAGGTGGATTTAAACCCGGAGACGGAGCTGCGAGGAGAAG ctttACCTTCAGATGTCCAGAAAGTGATTGTTGGTGAAGAACATCAGCAGGAGTGGAGCTCTAGTCTGGACCATGAGGACACgaagccccccccacacattaaagaggaacaggaggaagtCTGGATCAGTCAGGATgaagagcagcttcaagggctggaggagggtGATGTCACCAaattcccattcactcctgtccctgtgaagagcgAGGATGATGAAGATATACATCAGTTCTCAAAGCTTAATCACAGACAAACTGAacagatggaaacagaagctgatggagaggactgtggaggaccagaagcAGCCGTGAACTCAGATCCAGATACACATTTACAACCAGATACTGATGAcgagactggagactcttctgaacctgagattGATACCAGTGCTGATTGGAAAGAGACCGTAGAACCTCAGTCAGGTTTGAGCTCTATGAATAATGATGAAGTCCTTGTCAGTGATTCAAGATGTACTACTGATGAGAAAGAGCATGAGAAAAGAGCTCATACCGGAAAgagaccatttagctgctcagtctgtaagaaagcttttaaaCAGAGTGgacatttacagaaacacatgagaacccacacaggagagaagccatttAGCTGCacagtctgtaagaaagcttttacaCTGAGCGAATATTTACAggcacacatgagaatccacacaggagaaaaacagtTTAGCTGCTCATTCTGCGAGAAGGCTTTTACAGTGAGTGGAAATTTACGggcacacatgagaatccacactgGCGAGAGACCGTTTAGCTGCTCATTCTGTGAGAAGGCTTTTACAGAGAGTGGACATTTACAGGCACAcgtgagaatccacacaggagagaaaccatttagctgctccgtctgtaagaaatcttttagaGTGAGTGGAAGTTTACGGATACACATGAgggtccacacaggagagaaaccatttagctgctccgTCTGTATGAAATCTTTTACAGTTAGTGGaagtttacagaaacacatgagaacccacacaggagagagaccGTTTAGCTGCTCActctgtaagaaagcttttacagAGAGAGGACATTTACAGCAACACATGAGAACCCACCTAAGAGAAACCGTTTAG